Genomic window (Rathayibacter sp. VKM Ac-2760):
CCGCCGCCGTGCGCCCGCTCGTGCTGGCGGAGGCGTCGTGAGCGCCCCGCAGCACTTCGCCTGGTTCCTCTCCCGCGGGTTCGGCCCGCAGGCCTGGGGGCAGCCCGGCTGGGAGTGGGAGCACTCCTGGACGACCGCGGAGGTGTACCGCCGAAGCGCCCGCGAGCTCGAGCAGGCCGGCTTCGATCTCGTCATCATCGAGGACGCGCTCTCGCTCGGGAACGCGAGCACCCTCGACCTGCGGATCCGCCGGGCCTACGGCGGCCCCAAGCACGACCCGCTGCTGCTCGCGCCCTCCCTCTTCGAGGCGACGCAGCACCTCGGCGTCGCGCCGACGGTGAACCCGATGGCGTACAGCCCGTACCAGGCCGCCCGCCAGTTCGCCACGCTCCAGCACCTCAGCGCCGGCCGGCTCGGGCTGAACGTCGTCACCGACGTGGGCAGCAGCCGGCACTTCGGCCTCGAGCCGCTCGCGCACGACGGCGCCTACGACCGCGCGCACGAGTGGCTCGACTCGCTGCGCGAGCTCTGGCGCAGCTGGGGCGACGACGCCCTGATCCAGGACGAGGCGACCGGCCGCTTCGCCGACGGCGCGCGACTGCGGGCCGTGCAGCACCGGGGAACCCACTACTCGTTCGACGGGCCGCTGAACGCGCTGCCGTTCGGCACGGGTGCCGATGCGGATCCGGGCGAGCCGGTGATCGTCTCGCCCGGCGGATCCCCGCGCGGCATCGACTTCGCCGGCGCGCAGTCCGAGATCCAGCTGGCCCTCGCCTCGCTCGACATCGCGACGGTGCGCGGCTACCGCGAGCGCGCGCGCACTGCCGCCGCCGCGCACGGCAGGAACTCCGACGACCTGACGATCCTGTTCGTGTTCAAGCCGATCATCGTCTCGAGCCGCGAGGAGGCGGAGCGCCTCGTCGACGCCTCCGCGCACCCCGACGACGCGACGCTGCTCGCCGTGGCCGCCGCGCAGTCCAGCGACCTCGAGACCGACCTCACCGTCCTCGACCTCGATCGACCCGTCGACCCGTCGGTCTTCGGCGAGCACGTCTCGCGCGGCAGCATCGCCGGGCTCTACGGCGGGGCCGACGCCGATGCTCCACTGCGCGCGCTGCTCACCGCCAAGGCGCGCCTCGGCCTGATCGCCGACCGGCGCGGAGTCGTCGGCACCGCGGAGGAGGTCGCCGACTTCGTGCAGGAGCTCGGCGACGATGCGGACAACGACGGCATCGCGTTCTCCGGCGACTTCCACCCCGTGACGCTGCACCGGATGCTGGACGAGCTGGTGCCGATCCTGCGACGCCGCGGGATCCTCCGCCGCGGCTACCCGGGCGGCGGCCTGCGCGGGAGCCTCAGGGAGTTCTGACGACGTCGGTCGCGGCCGCGACCAGCAGCGGGCGCACCGCGTCGAGGCCGGACACGTCGAGCGACCACTCCGGGCGGCGGAACGTCCCGGGCGTCACCCGGAAGCGGATCTCCTCGACCGCGACGCCGTCGGCGCCGACCGTGCGCTGCGTGCCGTTGCGCTCGTAGCCGAGCGCCGTCGACACTCCGATCGAGGCGGCGTTCCACGCCAGCGCGCTGCTCTCCGCCACCTCCGCACCGAGGTGGTCGAAGGCGAGCAGCAGCGCCGCCGCGCGCATCTCCCGACCGAGACCGCGGCCCTGCGCGGCGCGCGTCAGCCACGAGCCGGAGGAGACGGTGCGCCGCGCCGCGAACTCGTCGGCGAGCAGATCCTGGCAGCCGATCACCACGCCGTCCTCGACGATCGCGAAGGCGACGCGCCAGGAGTCGGGCCGGGTCGCCGCACGGAGCGACCACTGGTAGCGGGCGAGGTCGGCGGGCAGCTGCTCGGCCGGCACCTCCGCCCAGGCCGCGGGGAACGGCGAGCGGCCCGGCTCGTGGATCCCGGCGGCGGCGGCGGACGCCAGCGCGGGCAGATCCGCGTCGCGCACGGGATGCAGCTCGAGGCGGGGCGTCCGCAGCACGAGGGAGAAGAGCGGCCAGGCGAGGGCGGGATCGTCCATCCGTCGACGCTAGCGAACGCGGGACCGGAGCGGGCCGGCGGCGCGGACCGCGCGCCGACCCGGGTGGTACCGGTGGTGGGACTCGAACCCACAAGCCCTCTCGGACAGAGCATTTTGAGTGCCCCGCGTCTGCCATTCCGCCACACCGGCTCATCACGAGCCTGTCGAGAATACCGTAGGCTCTTCGGCGTGACAGACCAGGAAACTCCGTCGACCGCCCCCCGTCGGGTCGTCGTCGCGGAAGACGAATCGCTCATCCGCATGGACATCGTGGAGATCCTCCGCGACAACGGCTTCGAGGTCGTCGGTGAGGCGGGCGACGGCGAGACGGCGGTGGCCCTCGCCACCGAGCTCCGCCCCGATCTGGTGATCATGGACGTGAAGATGCCCCAGCTCGACGGCATCTCGGCGGCCGAGCGCCTCTCGAAGGCGCACATCGCCCCCGTCGTGCTGCTGACCGCGTTCAGCCAGAAGGAGCTGGTCGAGCGCGCGAGCGAGGCCGGCGCCCTGGCCTACGTGGTGAAGCCGTTCACTCCGAACGACCTGCTTCCGGCGATCGAGATCGCCCTCTCCCGCTACGCGCAGATCCTCACCCTCGAGGCCGAGGTCGCCGACATGGTCGAGCGCTTCGAGACCCGCAAGCTCGTCGACCGGGCCAAGGGCCTGCTCAACGAGAAGATGGGCCTCTCCGAGCCCGAGGCGTTCCGCTGGATCCAGAAGGCGTCGATGGACCGCCGCCTCACCATGCACGACGTCGCGCAGGCGATCATCGAGCAGCTCAGCCCCAAGAAGTAGGGCGGCGGCCCGAGGGCCGCGCCGTCACGGCCAGAGGCGGGTGCGCTCCCACG
Coding sequences:
- a CDS encoding LLM class flavin-dependent oxidoreductase → MSAPQHFAWFLSRGFGPQAWGQPGWEWEHSWTTAEVYRRSARELEQAGFDLVIIEDALSLGNASTLDLRIRRAYGGPKHDPLLLAPSLFEATQHLGVAPTVNPMAYSPYQAARQFATLQHLSAGRLGLNVVTDVGSSRHFGLEPLAHDGAYDRAHEWLDSLRELWRSWGDDALIQDEATGRFADGARLRAVQHRGTHYSFDGPLNALPFGTGADADPGEPVIVSPGGSPRGIDFAGAQSEIQLALASLDIATVRGYRERARTAAAAHGRNSDDLTILFVFKPIIVSSREEAERLVDASAHPDDATLLAVAAAQSSDLETDLTVLDLDRPVDPSVFGEHVSRGSIAGLYGGADADAPLRALLTAKARLGLIADRRGVVGTAEEVADFVQELGDDADNDGIAFSGDFHPVTLHRMLDELVPILRRRGILRRGYPGGGLRGSLREF
- a CDS encoding GNAT family protein — translated: MDDPALAWPLFSLVLRTPRLELHPVRDADLPALASAAAAGIHEPGRSPFPAAWAEVPAEQLPADLARYQWSLRAATRPDSWRVAFAIVEDGVVIGCQDLLADEFAARRTVSSGSWLTRAAQGRGLGREMRAAALLLAFDHLGAEVAESSALAWNAASIGVSTALGYERNGTQRTVGADGVAVEEIRFRVTPGTFRRPEWSLDVSGLDAVRPLLVAAATDVVRTP
- a CDS encoding response regulator; this translates as MTDQETPSTAPRRVVVAEDESLIRMDIVEILRDNGFEVVGEAGDGETAVALATELRPDLVIMDVKMPQLDGISAAERLSKAHIAPVVLLTAFSQKELVERASEAGALAYVVKPFTPNDLLPAIEIALSRYAQILTLEAEVADMVERFETRKLVDRAKGLLNEKMGLSEPEAFRWIQKASMDRRLTMHDVAQAIIEQLSPKK